The genomic interval TTGTTTGATCAAAGTTCTCAATAATAGCCTCTGCAATCATTCTTGGTGCCTTTTTAGCCACTCTTGCTAATTGCATCGCCATATTCGTAGAATAATCACCATGTGCTTTTTCTTTTGGTAATTCCAATATTACCTCTGGAATTTGTTCTTCTGTTGCTAAGCCCGCTTTTATCACACTTTGTTTAATTTCTTCTTTCAAATTGTCCTTTATTTGATCTACAATATTCATTCTTACTCTGTCTCCTCCTTAAACGAAATTGTCATATGATAGGTTCCATTATTGCTGCCTTGCATTTTTAAATCATATAAAATATCTAATGATCCTGTTGTTGCTTGCTCTTCTACTTCTAACGCTAGCCTCTTTGTATCTGTTACTATTTGAAAGACACCGTACGGACTTTCGTAGCTGCCAATTTTTTGTTTATTAATCAGAAAAGGCAGGCGCATTTTCACTGCCCCGCTTCGAAGGATTAAACCTTCTTTTCCAGTGACTTTTATAATTGTTTTAATAGTGCCTTCTTCTATGATTTCTTCATATTTTATATATTTACTAGTATCTTTTTCTAAGTATTGACCAAACCCAATCCACTCAATACTTTCTTTATTTTTCCCATTATATATATGTGTTGTAACTTGTAATTTTACAGGCACCTGTTGCGCTGATGTTTGAGACAACGACAACACTTCCTTTTCTTTTACTGTGTAACTTTATAAGTATAAATTTTTTATAGGGGAAGTGCAAGAAGGTTCGTCAAATGTTTAAGAACTACAACTAAAAACCTACAGGGAGTCCTGTAGGTTTCTTCTTTTAATATTTGTTTAACTCTTGAATCGGTGTTTGAATAATTACTGGATTTTTCGAAGGATCTAACCATTTAAGAATCTTCACAACGTTCGCTTCGGAAGTTGCTGTGCATCCGAGGGTATAGCTATTTGCAATGTGGAAGAAGATTGCGCTGCCTTTATTCGGAATACGTTTGGTATTATAGTTAATAACAAATCCATATTTATAGGCTGGTACATTCATGTTTTCTGCGCTCTTCCACTGACCCTTTGTTTTCTTTTTTGATTGCCATGTATTATATAGCTTCGATTTTGGATCATCTACCCACACATCATCATTAGTAATTTTCCGATATGGTAATTTGGTTCCAGGGTTCTTTGCTGTTCCAAAGGCAGTTCCGATTGTAAATTTCCCTATAGGTGATTTTTTTCCCCCTTCCTTCATATCAGAGGTGATGCCAAGTTTACCAATATGTCCAGCCATAGTTAAAACTGGAATCCATTCCCCTTTAGCATTCTTTTCAAATGTACGAATTTCAGCAGTGGATGTATTATAGCCATTTGATGTGACAAGAATCAATTGCTTGTTTTTCCCTACTGTTTTTAAACCTGCAGCTAAATTTTTGGGAGCTGCTGGTTTTTTCGTTGTTAGGTATTTACTTGATACCCAACCGGTTTTCTTTCCAACCGTTACTTTGCTCCACGTTCCTTTTGTTTGGGTTACTTTTAATGATTGATTCTTTTTAGCTGTCGTAACTACTTTGTACTTAGTACCTGCACCGCTTCTCACATTTAATGTACTTGCTGTCACATACATTGTTTTCGTTGCAGTTGTTGCTTTTGCTGCCGGCTTCTTTGTTGTTAAATATTTATTGGAAGCCCATCCCGTTTTCTTTCCTACGGTCACCTTATCCCAAGAACCTTTTGTTTGTGTCACTGTCACTGCTTGATTTTTCTTTACCGTCGTGACTACTTTGTGCGAGGTACTTGCTCCACTTCTTATATTGAGCGTGCTCGCTGTGACATATTTCGTTTTTTTGCTGGCAGCTTGGGCTGTGTTTGCCGTGTGAAATCCTGTAAATAAAATCAATACTCCAATTAATAGAACAAAAATCTTTTTCGTCATTTTAATCCTTCTCCTATGTAGATAATCTGCTACATTTCTTTGTCAAAAAAACTGTATTTCTATACTTTACGTCAAGTCTATCAGAACATTATTTCAATTCTTGCATAATCCGATTACAAAGAAAATTTATTTTCTGCTGCAAACATATTTTTTCTATATTTTAACATATAATCTAAAGTTTTACTCTGGAAATTATTAGGGCGTTAAGCATGGAAAGCACGACAAAAAACCGATATCTATCATTAGCTATCGGTTTTTTCTGGACATAACTTTTTATTATTTTACAAACCCTAAAATCATTTCACGGATTAACTTACTTGCTGTATTTGCAGTTTGTTCGGATGGATCATAGATTGGCGCCACTTCTACTAAATCAGCACCAACTACTTGAACATTAGAACGTGCAATTTCATGAATAGACGCTAATAATTCTTTCGAAGTAATTCCGCCTGCATCTACTGTGCCAGTACCAGGTGCATGCGCTGGATCTAATACATCAATATCAATTGTTACATATACAGGTCTGCCTGCAAGTGTTGGCAGAATTTCCTTTAAAGGCTCTAGTACTTCAAACTTCGAAATATGCATTCCTACTTCTTTTGCCCATTGGAACTCTTCTTTCATTCCTGAACGAATGCCAAAGGAATAAACGTTTTTTGGACCAATTAAATTCGCTACTTTCTTGATTGGAGTAGAGTGAGAAAGCGGCTCTCCTTCATACTCATCACGAAGATCTGTGTGTGCATCCATATGTATGATTGCTAAATCTGGATATTTTTTATACATCGCTTGGAATACACCCCAAGATACTAAATGCTCTCCACCCATTCCAAGGGGAAATTTATTATCACCGATTACTTTGTCTACAAATTCTTCGATCATATCTAAGCTTCGTTGCGGATTACCAAAAGGAAGCGGGATATCACCTGCATCAAAGTATTTTACTTCATCAAGCTCTCTATCTAAATAAGGGCTGTACTCTTCTAACCCAACAGATACCTCTCGAATTCTAGCAGGACCGAAACGTGAACCCGGGCGGAAACTAACAGTCCAATCCATTGGCATCCCATACAATACCACTTGGCTTTCTTCATAATTTGGATAACTTTTAATAAATACATTTCCTGAATACGATTCATCAAAACGCATTGGTAATCACTCCTTTTTCTATTCCGGGACAGCTCTGCCGCTCTCCCACTTACTCACAAAGATCCTGAACAAATTTTGGCAAAATGAAGGCTGCTTTGTGCAGTTCTTTCGTATAATATTTTGTTTCTATAGAATGGAAACGACTTTCTGGTACTTGTAATGGATCATATTGCTTAGAACCAATTGTGAACGCCCACATTCCACTTGGATATGTGGGAATATTAGCGATATATAATCTAGTTATTGGAAAGATTTCTTTTACATCCCTTTGTACAGAACGAATTAAATCTCCTTTAAACCATGGGTTGTCACTTTGAGCAACGAATAGTCCATCATCCTTTAATGCTTTCGCTATCCCTGCATAGAAGCCCCTTGTAAAAAGGTTAACAGCTGGTCCCACTGGTTCTGTCGAATCCACCATGATCACGTCATATTCCTTCTCACTTTTGGCAATATGCATAAAGCCATCACCTACTTGGACATCTACTCGCGGGTCATCCAGCTTCCCTGCTATCTCTGGTAAAAATCGCTTACTATATTCAATTACTTTACCATCAATATCAACAAGCGTCGCCTTTTTGACACTTGGATGCTTTAACACTTCCCGAATCACACCGCCATCGCCGCCACCAACAACGAGGACCTGCTCAGGGTTTGGATGTGTAAATAACGGAATATGTGCTACCATTTCGTGATAAACAAATTCATCCTTGACAGAGGTCATAACCATATCATCCAATAACAGCATATTCCCCCACTCTTCTGTTTCTACCATATCTAATTTTTGAAACGGTGTCTGTTCTGTATGTAATGTACGTTTGATTTTCATTGTGATACCAAAATGATTGGTCTGCTTCTCTGTAAACCAAATTCCCATTATTTATATCCTCCATTCATTTGATTGTTCTAAAAAAAGAAAAACATCCTTTTATCTTTCTTT from Niallia sp. FSL W8-0635 carries:
- a CDS encoding DUF1934 domain-containing protein; translated protein: MSQTSAQQVPVKLQVTTHIYNGKNKESIEWIGFGQYLEKDTSKYIKYEEIIEEGTIKTIIKVTGKEGLILRSGAVKMRLPFLINKQKIGSYESPYGVFQIVTDTKRLALEVEEQATTGSLDILYDLKMQGSNNGTYHMTISFKEETE
- a CDS encoding SH3 domain-containing protein, whose amino-acid sequence is MTKKIFVLLIGVLILFTGFHTANTAQAASKKTKYVTASTLNIRSGASTSHKVVTTVKKNQAVTVTQTKGSWDKVTVGKKTGWASNKYLTTKKPAAKATTATKTMYVTASTLNVRSGAGTKYKVVTTAKKNQSLKVTQTKGTWSKVTVGKKTGWVSSKYLTTKKPAAPKNLAAGLKTVGKNKQLILVTSNGYNTSTAEIRTFEKNAKGEWIPVLTMAGHIGKLGITSDMKEGGKKSPIGKFTIGTAFGTAKNPGTKLPYRKITNDDVWVDDPKSKLYNTWQSKKKTKGQWKSAENMNVPAYKYGFVINYNTKRIPNKGSAIFFHIANSYTLGCTATSEANVVKILKWLDPSKNPVIIQTPIQELNKY
- the speB gene encoding agmatinase yields the protein MRFDESYSGNVFIKSYPNYEESQVVLYGMPMDWTVSFRPGSRFGPARIREVSVGLEEYSPYLDRELDEVKYFDAGDIPLPFGNPQRSLDMIEEFVDKVIGDNKFPLGMGGEHLVSWGVFQAMYKKYPDLAIIHMDAHTDLRDEYEGEPLSHSTPIKKVANLIGPKNVYSFGIRSGMKEEFQWAKEVGMHISKFEVLEPLKEILPTLAGRPVYVTIDIDVLDPAHAPGTGTVDAGGITSKELLASIHEIARSNVQVVGADLVEVAPIYDPSEQTANTASKLIREMILGFVK
- the speE gene encoding spermidine synthase: MGIWFTEKQTNHFGITMKIKRTLHTEQTPFQKLDMVETEEWGNMLLLDDMVMTSVKDEFVYHEMVAHIPLFTHPNPEQVLVVGGGDGGVIREVLKHPSVKKATLVDIDGKVIEYSKRFLPEIAGKLDDPRVDVQVGDGFMHIAKSEKEYDVIMVDSTEPVGPAVNLFTRGFYAGIAKALKDDGLFVAQSDNPWFKGDLIRSVQRDVKEIFPITRLYIANIPTYPSGMWAFTIGSKQYDPLQVPESRFHSIETKYYTKELHKAAFILPKFVQDLCE